The genome window CCATAGGAGTGGAGAGTGGATTTTTCGGAATAGATGACTGTGCACCACATTGCCTTAATCCGCGATCGCCCACAAGTCAGTTACCAGTGCTATCCTATAGTTACTTGAGGTAAAGCATTGAAGCAAATAGGACGCTTGAGCCATTTCTAAAGAAATATTAATTTTCGGGTTTGGCAAATCAAAAAAACGTTACAAACATTTTAGAAGTCCAACCCAGCTTGAGATTGCGATCGCGCAGTTATCTACCCCTGGAATATCCATTTTGAAGGGAGTTTATGGTGGAAGCGAGTCAGTGCATAGAGGTTAAATGTCCGATTCAATTTGTGCTGGATTTGTTGGACAATAAATGGTCTATTTTGGTTCTACGCGAACTGTTTGGAGGCGCGAGGCGTACCCACGAATTACTCGCGGCACTTCCTGGTATCAGCACCAAAACCCTCACCCAACGCCTCCGAGAGTTGGAATCTCAAGGGTTAGTCGATCGCCGCGTTTATGCCGAGATTCCGCCCCGTGTAGAATATTCTCTCACGCCCAAGGGTCGCCAAATTCAACCGGTGATGACAGCCCTGCATCAAGTAGGATCGCAGTGGCTGGGACAGGAGAGTTGTATTTGTCCCCTAACACACTCGGATGCTAACGACGATCGCATAGACGATTCAGGTATAATTTCAGATTAAAAATTTGATACTCCCGGGCCCTAAAGGGACGGGGATTCTTGAAGAGTCCAGATACGAACCTTCAAAGGCGAAATCAAAGCGCCCCTACAGACTCCTTTCAGGCATAGCCCTAAAGTTGCCGATACTTTCCGCAAAATGATTAAAGTCAGTGAAGGAGTCGCCTCCTCCACTGCTCTCCAAAACGGAACGTGATAGTTTCCCATCATTCCGCTCCTCAATAAAACGGCTGTTGTCATCAGTACGTCATTACCAACATATCGTTTTCCCAAGCCCAAAGGCTTGGTTCCACTGGTGGCTTAGGTTTAGCACTTTTGCAGCTAGATTTGTTACCAAGACTGCCATCATTGGCAGTCTTTGTGTCGTGGCAATGTCGATGGAGTAGCTGCCAATTATCATACGATTCCTTTCCACCTTTCGATTTGGGGGCGATGTGGTCAACCTCTATCGAATCTCCATCTTTGAAGTAGTTATCGCAGTGAGCGCATTTCCCTTTTTGTCGCTTGAGTAGTTTGGCTACTCTTACGGGTATTTCTGGGTGTACTCCCATTCTTGAACTCCAATATATCCAGTCACCGTCATAGGGTGATGCCATCCCTTTTACTTTTACATAGCGCTTTATTTCAGTGGAACTATGTTGTATGAGCTTTAGAGGATTGTTACCCTCTCCGGTTGCGAACACCCAGTTATTGCCTTCTACGGTTTTGAAGTATTTAAGGCGTGTCCATCCTCTGCCCTTGTTCCTATGACGATGGCGACCCCATTTGAGAAGCTTCCAAACCACTAAGTGCCACAGCCTATCAAATATTTTCTTGCTGACGACTGTTGAGAAGTAGTTACACCAACCCCTAATGATAGGATTGAGATTTTTTATTAAAGTCGCTTGGTTTAACCCACGCGATTTATTTATTACTTCCGCAACTTTTCTGTAGTGCCTTTTCTGACTTTCCTTGCTAGGGCTGATAATAGTTTTAAAGCCCAATAAAGTGCCTCTAGTTCCCTTACTTGAGTTGTGTTTTCCTACTGGAAACTGCCTGATGTTGAATCCTAGAAAGTTAAATCCAGGTTTTTCATCATCTAGTTTATTCAGGGTGTGGGCTAATCTTGTTTTACTCGGCTTTAATTCTAACCCAATGTCACTTAACCACTTCTCTATCTCAACCTTACACAGCTTCACAACTTCTACATCCTCATGGAGAACTACGAAATCGTCCGCATATCGTATCAGTGAAATCGATTTGATTTTGTCTCGTAATCCATAAGTATGACCACGAGAGTCTCTCATCTCGAATTTTGGGGCTAAACCCATAATCAATTCCTCAATCCCATGTAAGGCGACATTGGCAAGTAGAGGTGAAATCACCCCGCCCTGTGGTGTCCCTTCATCAGTTGGGAACAGCTTGTTTCCATCCATAACACCAGCTTTTAACCAAGCCCGGATTTGTCTCCGTAGGGTAGGATAGGTATTTAATTTTGAGAGAAGTACATCATGGTTAATGCGGTCGAAGCATTTACTGATATCGGCATCCAGCACATATTTTGATTTCTGACTTACCGCACTGAATATTGCTCCTATTGCATCGTGGCACGAGCGTCCTGGTCTGAACCCGTATGAGTTAGGTTCAAATCGCGCTTCCCATTCTGGTTCTAACACCAGTTTGACTAACGCTTGCAAGGCTCGGTCTTCCATTGTCGGTATGCCTAACGGTCTTTCCTCATCTGTCCCTGGTTTGGGTATCCAAACTCGGCGTGTTGGCTTAACCTTTGAACCCAATGATATTTTATCTATCAGTGCGAGACGTTGCTTTGGGGTCAGCGATTTAACACCGTCCACGCCTGCCGTCTTCTTTCCTTGATTATCTTGTGTTACCCGACGAACCGATAATGCTTTTGCTGCCCAAGAACTTATCAACAGTTTCTGGAGTCTGCGTACTAGCTTGACATCACCACGATTAGACGCTTGATATATCCGCTTTTGCAATTTAAAAACGTTACGCTCTAGCTTTCGCCAGTTGATATCGTTCCATTCATACATCGGTTTTTCTACCGTGTTCATAACATATTCATTGCTACTTGTAGCTATACCATCCGTATTACCGTAAGTCCGTTAGCATATCCTCACCATTGCAGTGAGGCGTTGGCTTTTGACTCAATCTCTACCACCTGTTACCTGGAAGTCCAGATGTTTCGTCTTAGCTGACTGCTCGAAGTATTCGACCTCTTCGAGAGTAATCAGGTGGGTTACTTCGTTCCTCATAACCATTGGTCTGTTCCGTTAGGATGTCACCTCTTCACCGAGTTTTTGGGTAACGTAGGTATGTCGGGCAAAATTCTCATACCACCCTGTACTAATGCCCTTTTGGGACTACCAGCGCATAAAGCCTTATTTCGCTGGTTCGCCGTAACGGTGATTCAGGCAGTGACTTCGCATTTGCTATCCGTAGGAACTTGCTCACGGGATACCACTTTTAGGCTAGTGGCTCTTTCCGCTTTTATCTCCGCTTCACCGATTGATGGCTAGTCTCTACAGTGGGAGATATGCTTTCACCTCTACGTCTGAGGGGCAGGACTTATCGTTTTCTAGGATACTAACGCTCACCTGCAAGGTTATGAAGTTGTCATCTACAAGGGATTAAAGTGCGAACTCAATCCTCATGGATTACCCTGTAGAAGCCAGTCATCCCCCAATTTCTCGGTTTCGACTGAACGAATCGCACTTCGCAGCCCCATTACAATCTGCATTGATTTTGCTTCCATCTTTTGACCGATACAAACCGCGATTGATACGCTTCCCTGATTCTTTCCACCCTTCAGTTTTTTCACCGAACTTAGGTAGTTCATCCGAATCTAAAAAGCTCGCCTTGCTTGTATAACTTTCTTCAGTTTCAACAAACCGAAGACCATATTGTTCGCAAAGCTGAGAGATTCTATCTTTCAATCGAGCGGTAGGAATCTGAACAAAGTTTTGATTTGTTTTGCTACCAAGATTTATTTCTTGGCGCATCCCTTTATTCCACCCAAAAACAACTGTGCCTATTTGGTTTTCAAGGCAGTGATTCAATACTAACCTAGCTGCTTTATTAACAGCATCCCTGACTTGCCTATTCCGTTTTTCCGTAATCCTCGCCAATTGACTAGACCAAAAACCTTGACGCTTATGCTCTTTAATCACTGCAACTCGCTTGTTATACCATTGGTTCAATGATTTTAAATGCAGTCCATCCACGATAAAACTTGTTCCCACATTGGAAACACAGGTCAACCAATTGTTCAGCCCTGGATCGATACCCAGGACTTTACTAGCATCTAATTCAATCACTGTGGGCTGAATTTGGTAGACAAACTCGACATAAAACTGCCCATTTCTTGGCAAAATGCGAATCTCTCTAATTTTCTTATAGTCTAGGTTGGACGGTATTGGTAAATAGAACTCACCAATGCCAAACCATAGTTTAACCTTGCTTCCTAATGGAAACCTCAGTTGCCCATTTTTGAGCTTTACGTCTGCCCTTGGAAACGTCACAACTTTCAAGCTATTTTTGCGATATTTCGGCAGCTTTGGGCGTTGTGTTACCGTGCCAATTGAAATTCCCTTGAGTAATCCAATATACGACTTGAAAGACTCTGCGACGCTGGTCAACGTTTGTTGAGCAACATGGGAATATAGTGCTTTGAAGTGAAGGTTGTCTTTGAATAATTTGTGCAAATCGTACTTGCCAGGAATTTTCCCAGTCTTAAAATACAACTGACGAGAATAGTAAGTCCCGCAGTTGGCTAGCTTGTTCGACTCTTCGCATACAAATTCTAGGACGCTTCTCAACTCTCGGTTTGGACTGAGCAGGTTTTGCTGACATCCATAACTAGACATTTTTTTGATTCTCAATATACTGCTTGATTACCGAAATAGGCGCACCGCCAACAGTCGCAATAAAGTAGCTATTAGTCCACAGCGTTGGCAATCGACTTTTTAGCCACGGAAATTCTTGGCGGAGATATCGAGAGGAACGTCCTTTCATGTACCGAATCAGTTTAGCAATTCCCAACTGAGGATCGCATTCGACTAAGAGATGGACATGATCTGGCATTACTTCCATTTCGATTAATTCACTGTTAAACTCAGTGGCAACTTCTAACAGTATTTCCTTTAAACGAGTATCAACACCCTCAATTAAAACCTTTCGGCGATATTTTGGACACCACACTATATGGTACTTGCAAGAGTAGACAACATTTTTGTTGGATTTGTAATTAACGCTCATAACATAGTTATACAGCATGAACTTGCATACGGCATTAATTCTGTATTAATATTTGTTAAATACTGAATGCGGTTGAAACCGCTACCGACTTATCCCCGTGTCTAAAGCCAGGGGCTTGCGTCTCGTTCTTCGGTCAGAATTATTCATCTCTCTTTTCTCTTCCTCAGTGTCCTCTGCGTCCTCTGCGGTTTAATGATTTCGGTTCTGGCGGGGAATTCCCGTCTGTTAAGTTCAGTCCCCTAAGAATTAGCCTTGGGAATAGCCACCAAAGTCATAGAATTAGCTGGGTAAGTTGCCTGGAATCCAGTATCGCTGACACCTAAATCGTTCTGACGGACGATCGCCTGCAAATTCGCCTCGCTGTAAGTGTAAAATTGAGCTTTACCCGCAGGTTTAAATCCTTTCAAACTCAATTTTCCAGTCAAATTTTTGTTCGTTTTATTAATAATTACCAGCGTCAGAGTACCATCACTGGTACGATCGGCTCCGTAGATTGACAAAAGTCCCTGATTTGTGCTACCCGATCGCACCCAAGTATCCCCATACTTACCGCCTTGTCCGTCGTAATTCATGTACATTCGGAAAGCATAAGCACCCGGTTCCGAAGACTTAGGAGGCCCCCACAGCGTCGCTAAATCCACTTGTTCCCGCCCAAAAATCCCCAGTACATCGGCTTGGGTTAACGCCCCGTTAATCGACTCCAAACCGCCCCAATTGTATTCAGTAATCGCGAGTTTTGTACCTGGATAATCTTCTTTGATCCACTCTCTAAATCGGGGAAGAATTGTTAAGGGCGGATTGTATTTTCCTATCCAACTTTCATCAGTATAGGTAGCATCCCAGAGAGAACGAGTCGATCGCAGTCGCAGCGCTTGGGTTTTGGCATCGCCGGCGGGACAATTGGCCAAACAGGTATCGTCCGCCGCAGGATAGTAGTGTTCGTCGAAATAGTCGAGAATCCGAACACCTTTTTGCTGTTCGTAAGCGCGCATTTGTTGCAAGTACCACCGCGCCAACCAGACACCGCCGTGTTTTTCGCGATCGCCTTTTACCAGAGAATCCACATAGACAGGCCAGCCAAAATCCGACGGCCCGAGTACCTTAGCAGTGGGATCTGTAGCTTTTACCATTGAGGCGTATTGATAAGTGCGATCGCGCAATTCATCGTAGCTTGTCGCTTCTGGATGAACATCGCGGTGAGTATTTCCCCAGCCGCTTGGTTCGTTGTCCATTTGATAAATTTGCACGCCCCCGTTAGCAGCAGTACCGTGGGTTTTAACTAAGTGTTGAACCCAAGCTTTTTGAAATTCTGGATTGCTAGTAATACTGACATCAAGGCGATTATTATCAGTTATCAAAGTGCCATCGGGACGCTTACCGTTGCCGCACTTATCGCCTTCTGGAAAAATGTGGGGGTTTGTTTTTTCTTGCGGGCCGTATTTGGATACTCGAAAACCGCAGTTCCAAGTGCTAAATTTGTTTACATAGCCAATCATCGGAATAGTAACGATGCTTTTGCTGCCGTTTTGGCGGTTGGTTTTGACAATTTTATCTATAGAATCGCCGGGAACAGGATTTTTATTGTCGCCGCCACCCACGAAAAAGAAGTCATCGCCGCTGTTGGAAGAATCGACTAACCAGTTGTAGCGGCTGGCGTGATTTGCCCCCCAGCGTTCCACTGGAATTCGCAACTCTTGGGCGAGTATGGGATCGATCGCATAATCATTCATACCGTAGATGTCGGGACTGATGGAATGTCGATCGGCTGTAACATCAACAGACAAAGCCGGGCCGATAGTTTGGGCGATCGCCATTTTGATGTAAGCTGTTGTTGCCGCTACGCCCAAAGCAGCCAAAAAACCTAACAATAATAGGGTAATCCAACGCGGTTTATTTTCGGGAGTAAGCCACAAAAATCGTCTATTCATTTTTTATTTGACCTGGAATATTTTGATTGTTGTATTACATTATTTTCAGCGCGTTTATCTAGGTTAATCAGCAGTTCTACATTTAAATTTAATATCGTTTCCGGTTGGATGGGCACGATCGAGTCAAGGTCAATAATTCCACATTCCCCGACTCTCCACTTCTTCCCACTCCCCACTCCCGATCATCAGGAGTGTAACCGGAATTGATATATAGCGCTTCTCATAAAGATGAGGTATTTACTAATTAATTAACAATTCCTCAATCCCCCAATCTAAAATCTAAAATCTAAAATCTAAAATCTAAACTTGTACCTCATCTATCTGAAAAAGGCTATAACTTGTGGGGCGGGCTCGCGTGCCCAACCCCTACTCCCCACAATAGTGTGTGTGTAAGGTGCGAATTACGCACCCGGAGAGAGTTATTTAGCCTTGACTGTAAGCCTCCATTGGCAAACAAGAACAGACAAAATTGCGATCGCCAAACGCATTATCTATCCGGCCCACCGCCGGCCAAAACTTATGTTCGCGAGTCCAAGGTGCCGGATAAGCCGCTTGCGCGCGAGTATAAGGACGATTCCACTCATCAACCATCAGAGATTCTGCGGTGTGCGGCGCATTTTTTAAGACGTTATTTTGCGCGTCAACATTACCTTTTTCAATCTCCGCAATTTCGCCTCGAATGGCAATCATCGCCTCGCAAAAACGGTCTAATTCCTGCTTTGATTCGCTTTCAGTCGGTTCCACCATTACCGTACCTGCGACGGGCCAAGAAACCGTCGGCGCGTGATAGCCGTAATCCATCAGGCGTTTGGCGATATCTTCCACTTCAATAGCCGCAGATTTTTTGAGCGATCGCAAATCTAGAATACACTCGTGCGCCACTAAACCAGCTTTCCCTTTGTACAAAACTGGATAATAAGATTCTAACCGTTTTGCCATATAATTAGCATTAAGAATTGCTACTTTTGTCGCCTCAGTTAAACCCACTCCTCCCATCATCCGAATGTACATCCAAGAAATAGTCAAAATGCTGGCACTTCCCCAAGGCGCGGCGGAAATAGCACCAACTGATTTTTGTTGACTGTTAACTGTTGACTGTTGACTGTTAACTGTTGACTGTTGACTGTTAAGAATAGAATGACTGGGCAAAAATTCTACCAAATGAGACATTACCCCGATCGGCCCCATACCCGGACCACCGCCACCGTGAGGAATGCAGAAAGTTTTGTGCAGATTCAAGTGGCAAACATCAGCACCAAAATCACCGGGGCGGCACAAACCAACTTGAGCATTCATATTTGCGCCGTCCATATAAACTTGTCCGCCGCAGTTGTGGACTATCTCGCAAATCTCTTTAATTTCTTCCTCAAAAACGCCGTGCGTAGATGGATATGTCACCATCAAAGCCGCCAATTCATTTTTGTGCTTTTCGGCTTTTTTCCGCAAATCGGCAACATCAATATTGCCCTGAGAATCGCACTCTACAGCAACTACTTTCATCCCCGCCATCACCGCGCTAGCCGGATTTGTACCGTGGGCTGACTGGGGAATCAAACAGATATTTCGGTGAGATTCGCCTCGGTGTTCGTGGTATTGGCGAATAACTAACAAACCCGCGTATTCGCCCTGAGAACCGGCGTTTGGCTGCAAAGAAATTCCCGCAAAACCGGTGATTTCTGCCAGCCACTGTTCTAGTTGCACGAACATCCTTTGATAGCCGCGAGTTTGATCGCGGGGTGCAAAGGGATGTATCTTGCCAAATTCGGCCCAAGTCACCGGCACCATCTCTGCTGTTGCATTCAATTTCATTGTGCAAGAACCCAAGGGAATCATCGATGTATTTAGCGATAAATCCTTGGCTTCTAAACGGTGCAAATAGCGCAAAAGTTCAGTTTCTGAATGGTAGGTGTTGAAAACTGGATGGGCGAGATAGCTGCTGGTGCGATCGCAAAAATCTGGTAAGGTCAAATAGGAACTCAATGCGTCTGCATCCAGCGAAATGTTGAGAGCATTCTGCCCGTCTGCCCTGATATAATCTTTATCCCGTGCAAAAATTTTCCACAATTCTTGTACATTTTCAACCGTGACAGTTTCATCTAAAGTGATTCCCACTGTCGAATCATCGAAAACTCGGAGATTTATTTTGCGAACTTTAGCAGCTTCTAGAATTTCAGACAGCGGTTTGTCTCCCAATTCTACCCGCACAGTATCGAAGAAATGTTGAGAACTAATTTTGTATCCGAAACTTCTTAACCCGGATGCCAAAAGTGCAGTTAAATTCCATACTTTCTCAGCAATGTCTTTCAGTCCAGACGGGCCGTGATAAACAGCATACATACTCGCCATCACTGCCAGCAAAACTTGAGCAGTACAAATATTGCTGGTTGCTTTTTCGCGCCGGATGTGCTGTTCGCGAGTTTGCAATGCCAAACGCAAAGCAGATTTGCCGTTGGCATCTTTAGAAACGCCGACAATTCTACCGGGAACTTGCCGTTTAAACTCTTCTCGCGTGGCGAAATAGGCTGCGTGGGGCCCTCCGAATCCCATCGGCACTCCGAAGCGCTGAGTGCTTCCTACGGCTATATCCGCGCCGAATTCGCCGGGGGGTGTGAGCAAGCAAAGGCTCAAAATGTCGGCAGCGACTGTAACTAATGCGCCGACTTCGTGAGCCGATCGAATAAAATCCCTATAGTCGTAAATTGCGCCGTCTGTGGCGGGGTATTGCACGAGAGCGCCGAAGATTGTGCGATCGAACTCAAAGCTTTGATGGTCGCCGACAATTACCTCAATTCCCAGCGGCTTAGCGCGAGTTTGCACCACTTCCACAGTTTGAGGGTGGCAATCTTGGGAAACAAAAAACGCTTTTGCGTGATTTTTGCTGGCGCCGTAACTCACCGCCATCGCTTCTGCAGCCGCAGTCCCTTCATCCAGCAAGGAAGCGTTGGCAATTTCCAAACCCGTGAGGTCAACGATCATGGTTTGGAAGTTCAGTAAAGCTTCCAATCGCCCTTGAGCAATTTCGGCTTGGTAGGGAGTGTAAGCTGTATACCAGCCGGGATTTTCTAGGATATTCCGCTGGATGACCGGGGGTGTAATGCAGTCGTGATATCCTGTGCCGATGTACGATCGAAATACCTGATTTTTTGCCGCAATTTCTTTCAATTCTGCCAAAGCGCTGTACTCGCTTTGCGCTGCGGGAAGTTGTAGCGGTCCAGAAATGCGAATCGCCGCAGGAACCGTTTTGTCAATCAACTCATCGAGGCTGGAAAGGCCCAAAACATCCAGCATTTGCTGGATTTCGCTGGGTGTCGGGCCAATGTGGCGCCCCGCAAAACCATTCATGGGAACAAGGTTTTGCTGCTGACTGGGTTCAAGTTGAGGGCTGTAGAGTACCAAGGCGGATTCTCCTGAATAGACTTTTGCTTCTTTGTTTGTAACATTTTGCTAAGAAAACCAGGAAGATTTTCTGCCTCTATCA of Oscillatoria nigro-viridis PCC 7112 contains these proteins:
- a CDS encoding winged helix-turn-helix transcriptional regulator, with the translated sequence MVEASQCIEVKCPIQFVLDLLDNKWSILVLRELFGGARRTHELLAALPGISTKTLTQRLRELESQGLVDRRVYAEIPPRVEYSLTPKGRQIQPVMTALHQVGSQWLGQESCICPLTHSDANDDRIDDSGIISD
- the ltrA gene encoding group II intron reverse transcriptase/maturase, with the translated sequence MNTVEKPMYEWNDINWRKLERNVFKLQKRIYQASNRGDVKLVRRLQKLLISSWAAKALSVRRVTQDNQGKKTAGVDGVKSLTPKQRLALIDKISLGSKVKPTRRVWIPKPGTDEERPLGIPTMEDRALQALVKLVLEPEWEARFEPNSYGFRPGRSCHDAIGAIFSAVSQKSKYVLDADISKCFDRINHDVLLSKLNTYPTLRRQIRAWLKAGVMDGNKLFPTDEGTPQGGVISPLLANVALHGIEELIMGLAPKFEMRDSRGHTYGLRDKIKSISLIRYADDFVVLHEDVEVVKLCKVEIEKWLSDIGLELKPSKTRLAHTLNKLDDEKPGFNFLGFNIRQFPVGKHNSSKGTRGTLLGFKTIISPSKESQKRHYRKVAEVINKSRGLNQATLIKNLNPIIRGWCNYFSTVVSKKIFDRLWHLVVWKLLKWGRHRHRNKGRGWTRLKYFKTVEGNNWVFATGEGNNPLKLIQHSSTEIKRYVKVKGMASPYDGDWIYWSSRMGVHPEIPVRVAKLLKRQKGKCAHCDNYFKDGDSIEVDHIAPKSKGGKESYDNWQLLHRHCHDTKTANDGSLGNKSSCKSAKPKPPVEPSLWAWENDMLVMTY
- the gcvP gene encoding aminomethyl-transferring glycine dehydrogenase, with translation MNGFAGRHIGPTPSEIQQMLDVLGLSSLDELIDKTVPAAIRISGPLQLPAAQSEYSALAELKEIAAKNQVFRSYIGTGYHDCITPPVIQRNILENPGWYTAYTPYQAEIAQGRLEALLNFQTMIVDLTGLEIANASLLDEGTAAAEAMAVSYGASKNHAKAFFVSQDCHPQTVEVVQTRAKPLGIEVIVGDHQSFEFDRTIFGALVQYPATDGAIYDYRDFIRSAHEVGALVTVAADILSLCLLTPPGEFGADIAVGSTQRFGVPMGFGGPHAAYFATREEFKRQVPGRIVGVSKDANGKSALRLALQTREQHIRREKATSNICTAQVLLAVMASMYAVYHGPSGLKDIAEKVWNLTALLASGLRSFGYKISSQHFFDTVRVELGDKPLSEILEAAKVRKINLRVFDDSTVGITLDETVTVENVQELWKIFARDKDYIRADGQNALNISLDADALSSYLTLPDFCDRTSSYLAHPVFNTYHSETELLRYLHRLEAKDLSLNTSMIPLGSCTMKLNATAEMVPVTWAEFGKIHPFAPRDQTRGYQRMFVQLEQWLAEITGFAGISLQPNAGSQGEYAGLLVIRQYHEHRGESHRNICLIPQSAHGTNPASAVMAGMKVVAVECDSQGNIDVADLRKKAEKHKNELAALMVTYPSTHGVFEEEIKEICEIVHNCGGQVYMDGANMNAQVGLCRPGDFGADVCHLNLHKTFCIPHGGGGPGMGPIGVMSHLVEFLPSHSILNSQQSTVNSQQSTVNSQQKSVGAISAAPWGSASILTISWMYIRMMGGVGLTEATKVAILNANYMAKRLESYYPVLYKGKAGLVAHECILDLRSLKKSAAIEVEDIAKRLMDYGYHAPTVSWPVAGTVMVEPTESESKQELDRFCEAMIAIRGEIAEIEKGNVDAQNNVLKNAPHTAESLMVDEWNRPYTRAQAAYPAPWTREHKFWPAVGRIDNAFGDRNFVCSCLPMEAYSQG
- a CDS encoding glycoside hydrolase family 44 protein, which encodes MNRRFLWLTPENKPRWITLLLLGFLAALGVAATTAYIKMAIAQTIGPALSVDVTADRHSISPDIYGMNDYAIDPILAQELRIPVERWGANHASRYNWLVDSSNSGDDFFFVGGGDNKNPVPGDSIDKIVKTNRQNGSKSIVTIPMIGYVNKFSTWNCGFRVSKYGPQEKTNPHIFPEGDKCGNGKRPDGTLITDNNRLDVSITSNPEFQKAWVQHLVKTHGTAANGGVQIYQMDNEPSGWGNTHRDVHPEATSYDELRDRTYQYASMVKATDPTAKVLGPSDFGWPVYVDSLVKGDREKHGGVWLARWYLQQMRAYEQQKGVRILDYFDEHYYPAADDTCLANCPAGDAKTQALRLRSTRSLWDATYTDESWIGKYNPPLTILPRFREWIKEDYPGTKLAITEYNWGGLESINGALTQADVLGIFGREQVDLATLWGPPKSSEPGAYAFRMYMNYDGQGGKYGDTWVRSGSTNQGLLSIYGADRTSDGTLTLVIINKTNKNLTGKLSLKGFKPAGKAQFYTYSEANLQAIVRQNDLGVSDTGFQATYPANSMTLVAIPKANS
- the tnpA gene encoding IS200/IS605 family transposase is translated as MSVNYKSNKNVVYSCKYHIVWCPKYRRKVLIEGVDTRLKEILLEVATEFNSELIEMEVMPDHVHLLVECDPQLGIAKLIRYMKGRSSRYLRQEFPWLKSRLPTLWTNSYFIATVGGAPISVIKQYIENQKNV
- a CDS encoding RNA-guided endonuclease InsQ/TnpB family protein — translated: MSSYGCQQNLLSPNRELRSVLEFVCEESNKLANCGTYYSRQLYFKTGKIPGKYDLHKLFKDNLHFKALYSHVAQQTLTSVAESFKSYIGLLKGISIGTVTQRPKLPKYRKNSLKVVTFPRADVKLKNGQLRFPLGSKVKLWFGIGEFYLPIPSNLDYKKIREIRILPRNGQFYVEFVYQIQPTVIELDASKVLGIDPGLNNWLTCVSNVGTSFIVDGLHLKSLNQWYNKRVAVIKEHKRQGFWSSQLARITEKRNRQVRDAVNKAARLVLNHCLENQIGTVVFGWNKGMRQEINLGSKTNQNFVQIPTARLKDRISQLCEQYGLRFVETEESYTSKASFLDSDELPKFGEKTEGWKESGKRINRGLYRSKDGSKINADCNGAAKCDSFSRNREIGG